A genome region from Methylohalobius crimeensis 10Ki includes the following:
- a CDS encoding C39 family peptidase, whose amino-acid sequence MKKRLFSDWGWRGVVVWLALLMWTLPGQGRTVKSLLEMRHEHVVIQKWDLSCGAATLATLLNYQYGDSVSEKEVAKGLIKREIYLKNPRLVQIRQGFSLLDLKRYVDARGYKGVGYGKLDLEGLLKKAPMIVPLNLHGYNHFVVFRGMRGNRVLLADPAWGNRTMTVRRFVDAWIDYPQFGQVGFMVQREDGGDPPNQLAPRPEDFVMLR is encoded by the coding sequence ATGAAAAAGCGTCTCTTTAGCGATTGGGGATGGCGAGGAGTTGTTGTTTGGTTGGCTCTGTTAATGTGGACTTTGCCCGGACAGGGACGTACGGTCAAGTCCTTGCTGGAAATGCGTCATGAGCATGTAGTCATTCAAAAATGGGACTTGAGCTGTGGTGCCGCAACCTTGGCGACCTTGCTCAATTATCAGTATGGAGACTCGGTATCGGAAAAAGAAGTTGCAAAAGGTTTGATTAAACGGGAAATATATTTGAAAAATCCGCGCCTGGTTCAGATCCGCCAGGGTTTTTCCCTGTTGGATTTGAAGCGCTATGTGGATGCCCGTGGTTATAAAGGCGTCGGTTACGGTAAACTGGATCTAGAAGGGCTGCTCAAAAAGGCTCCAATGATCGTTCCTCTCAATCTGCACGGCTATAATCATTTTGTGGTTTTTCGTGGAATGCGAGGGAATCGAGTATTATTGGCCGATCCCGCTTGGGGAAATCGAACCATGACCGTCCGTCGCTTCGTGGATGCGTGGATTGATTACCCTCAATTCGGACAGGTAGGCTTTATGGTGCAAAGAGAGGATGGGGGGGATCCGCCCAATCAGTTGGCGCCGCGCCCTGAAGATTTCGTGATGCTGAGATAA